A genomic stretch from Pontivivens ytuae includes:
- the hflK gene encoding FtsH protease activity modulator HflK encodes MPYNNNSGGPWGGGGDRGGNRGSGNDGGDRNPWGGGNRPGGPQRPGGGGGGQVPDIDEIVRKGQERLRVLMGGRGGTGGGGGGSGNGGIGKGAWLIGAGALVVVWGFASIYTVQPSQQSVELTLGQFSSTGQPGLNFAPWPIVTHEIVEVTQERTVNVGTGGRAGRADEGLMLTGDENIVDIDFEIVWNIADPGAFLFNLRQPEETIEAVSESAMREVISRSELAPILNRDRGLIAAEVEDLIQGTLDSYNSGVNIVRLNFDRADPPTDVIDAFRDVQAAEQERQTAQNQADAYANRALAEARGEAAQLLQQAEAYRAQVINEATGEAARFVSVLSEYRGAEEVTRRRLYIETLERVLGDVDKIIIDQAVSEGGNGGQGVVPYLPLNELRRGNTQ; translated from the coding sequence ATGCCCTACAACAACAATTCCGGCGGCCCCTGGGGTGGGGGCGGCGACCGGGGTGGAAACCGGGGGAGCGGTAATGATGGAGGCGACCGCAATCCGTGGGGCGGTGGCAACCGTCCCGGCGGTCCCCAGCGCCCGGGCGGCGGTGGCGGCGGGCAGGTTCCCGACATCGACGAGATCGTCCGCAAGGGCCAGGAGCGCCTGCGCGTCCTGATGGGCGGACGCGGCGGCACCGGCGGCGGTGGCGGCGGCTCGGGCAACGGCGGCATCGGCAAGGGCGCCTGGCTGATCGGCGCAGGCGCGCTGGTCGTGGTGTGGGGCTTTGCCTCGATCTACACCGTGCAGCCCTCGCAGCAGTCGGTGGAGCTCACGCTCGGGCAGTTCTCCTCCACCGGGCAGCCGGGCCTGAACTTCGCGCCGTGGCCGATCGTCACGCACGAGATCGTCGAAGTGACGCAGGAACGGACCGTCAACGTGGGCACCGGCGGCCGTGCGGGCCGCGCCGACGAGGGGCTGATGCTGACCGGCGACGAGAATATCGTAGATATCGACTTCGAGATCGTGTGGAACATCGCCGATCCCGGCGCCTTCCTCTTCAACCTGCGCCAGCCCGAGGAGACGATCGAGGCGGTGTCCGAATCCGCGATGCGCGAGGTCATCTCTCGCTCCGAGCTCGCACCGATCCTGAACCGCGACCGTGGTCTGATCGCCGCGGAAGTGGAGGACCTGATCCAGGGCACGCTCGACAGCTACAATTCCGGCGTGAACATCGTGCGTCTCAACTTCGACCGCGCCGACCCGCCGACGGACGTGATCGACGCGTTCCGCGACGTTCAGGCGGCCGAGCAGGAGCGTCAGACCGCCCAGAACCAGGCCGACGCCTACGCCAACCGGGCGCTCGCAGAGGCCCGCGGTGAGGCGGCGCAGCTCCTCCAGCAGGCCGAAGCCTACCGCGCCCAGGTCATCAACGAGGCGACCGGTGAGGCCGCGCGCTTCGTCAGCGTCCTCAGCGAGTATCGCGGGGCCGAGGAAGTGACCCGCCGCCGTCTCTACATCGAGACGCTGGAGCGGGTGCTGGGCGACGTGGACAAGATCATCATCGACCAGGCTGTCTCCGAAGGCGGCAATGGCGGGCAGGGGGTCGTTCCGTACCTGCCGCTCAATGAAC